CACCCGCGTGTCCGGCCTTCCGGCGACCAGCCGGCCGCAGGCCTGCACACCAGACCCGTCCGGCAGACTGATATCCAGCAACACCAAATCGGGATTCAGCCGTTCGATCAGCTCAAGACCCTCCGCCATCGAGGCCGCCTCGCCGACGATACGGAACTCCGCCGTTTGATTCAGTTGTTCCCTCAAGCCAAGGCGGGCCATGCGGCTATCATCAATCAAAACAATACGATACAAATGCTGTGCGTCCATCGCCGCTCCTCGCTCGCCAATCGCATAGCGATTTTTCCGGGCATAGTCTCGGCGGAGGGCGCACGTAGGAGTATAGGCAGAAGGTGGATTTACCTGTCAGCATTCGACTGACAGAACGGAGGCAACTTGCTCAGGGCGAGGCAACGAAGGCGTCGCGTCTAGTCGATGAGTCGCGCTTCGATGGCGTAGCGGATCAGCTCCCCGGTACTCTCACACGACAGTTTTTCGAGAATCCTGGCCCGATAGGTACTAATGGTTTTCACACTGAGGCGGAGCTCCTCCGCAATCACGGATACCGATTTACCCTGCCCCAGCAATCGAAGCACTTGCAGTTCACGATCCGACAGTCTGGCATGCAATGATCCGTCCACGCCGGTTTCGATCACGCTCGCCATTTGCTCGGCCAACGCCGCAGTAATGTACCGGCCTCCCTGCAAGACCCGCATCACGGCCGCCAGTAACTCGGAGGGCGCACTCTGCTTGGTCAAATACCCCGACGCTCCGGCTTTGATCGCCCGCATCGCAAATTCTTTTTCCGGATAGAGACTCAACATGAGCACCGGCAGGCTTGGCTGCAGAAGTTTGGTCTCCTTCAACACCTCCAACCCGTGCTTATCAGGAAGGGCGATATCCAGAATCATCAGATCCCAGGGTTGACGACGAACGGCCTCTAATGCCTCCTCGCCGGTGCGCACTTCACAGATCTCGGAGCAGAGCTGCTCCTCCTCCAACAGTTCGCGCACTCCCCTTCGCACAATCGGATGATCATCCGTGATCAGACACCGACATTTATTCATGAACCGGTTTCCTCCGTCGTGAAGCCGGACCTGGCGACACGCGGCCTTCAGCAGAGCGGTCGGGCGTGGAACTGACCGGAATGCGCACCTGAACCGTCGTGCCGACATCGACCCCGGAGCTGATCTCCACCTGACCGGCGAGAATCTCCGCGCGTTCGCGTATGCCCCGCAGTCCGAATCCACCTAACGGGGACAGGGCGCCGACATCGAACCCGACACCATCGTCGGTGACCGTCAACCGCCATTCCCGCCGATTCCTCTGAACCAGAATGGACACGGTTGTGGCGTGCGCATGGCGGATGACATTCGTCAGCAACTCCTGGACGATCCGATAGAAGGCCGTTTCCAGCGTGGGAAGACGCTCACCGCGACGGTGTGACTGCTCGAACACCAGCGAACAACGCAAGCCGGTTCGAGCCTGCACGTCTGCGATCAGCGCCTCCAAGCCGGCCTTTAATCCCAGCTGTTCCAGGACCGGGGGGCGAAGGACCCGGACGATCTGACGCAGCCGCGCAAACAACAGATCCGTCGTCTCCAGAGCACGAGCCAGACGCTCCTGACTGCGCCCGCCCGCCACGCTTGATCGCGCAGCGACTCGCTTCACCGATGCCAGATCAAACTTGAGCGAGGTCAGTAACTGACCGAATTCATCGTGTAATTCGCGGGACAACCGGCGGCGTTCATTGGATTCAACCGTGTGCAGTTCCTGCGACATGGCCTGAAATCGTCGATAGGCTTCCTCCAGGGACGCAT
The Nitrospira sp. DNA segment above includes these coding regions:
- a CDS encoding response regulator transcription factor, whose translation is MNKCRCLITDDHPIVRRGVRELLEEEQLCSEICEVRTGEEALEAVRRQPWDLMILDIALPDKHGLEVLKETKLLQPSLPVLMLSLYPEKEFAMRAIKAGASGYLTKQSAPSELLAAVMRVLQGGRYITAALAEQMASVIETGVDGSLHARLSDRELQVLRLLGQGKSVSVIAEELRLSVKTISTYRARILEKLSCESTGELIRYAIEARLID